A genomic window from Roseofilum casamattae BLCC-M143 includes:
- a CDS encoding glutathione S-transferase family protein: MMKLYGHELSGNSYKVKLMLSLLGLDYEWMQVDVMAGEHKQPEFLALNPFGQIPLLVDNDTVLADAQAILVYLARQYGNESWLPADPLSLARVVRWLSTTAGEIRQGPESARLYHLFKIPNINWERTEQKSTFILTQLNDHLRDRQWLECDRPTIADIAAFPYVSLAPDGQIDLAPYPNILAWCDRIRQLPQYVEMKTIA; encoded by the coding sequence ATGATGAAGCTTTACGGCCACGAACTTTCCGGTAACAGCTATAAGGTCAAACTGATGCTATCGCTGCTGGGATTAGACTACGAATGGATGCAAGTAGATGTCATGGCTGGGGAACACAAGCAACCGGAATTTCTGGCGCTCAACCCCTTCGGACAAATTCCTTTACTGGTGGATAACGATACCGTTCTTGCGGACGCCCAAGCAATCCTCGTCTATTTGGCCCGGCAATATGGCAATGAATCTTGGTTACCGGCCGATCCCTTATCCCTAGCTCGAGTCGTGCGTTGGCTTTCGACGACGGCAGGAGAAATTCGCCAAGGGCCGGAGTCGGCACGTTTGTATCATTTATTCAAAATACCCAATATTAATTGGGAGCGTACCGAACAGAAAAGTACATTTATTTTGACGCAACTGAACGACCATTTGCGCGATCGCCAGTGGCTGGAGTGCGATCGCCCCACCATCGCCGATATCGCCGCTTTCCCTTATGTTTCACTGGCTCCAGACGGTCAGATCGATCTGGCTCCCTATCCGAATATTTTGGCGTGGTGCGATCGCATCCGGCAACTTCCCCAATATGTAGAGATGAAAACTATCGCGTAG
- a CDS encoding cytochrome c biogenesis protein ResB produces the protein MMTTPLLRFFGSIQFAVPLLATIVAVLVGATIYESQVGSSVVQHLIYKSPWFGMLMFLLAVNLSISALSRYPWRGARKMGFALTHLGLVLVIIGSAGVIHLSLEGMLPLRTDRPANNRIRVEGDLIEVIAPSGATQQTDIFIHPDGSISPSSVLGLSLLGYNENTMQTWEFVDGGESPNLALKLQLTSDRMGQNLQQWLAFAPLSYRNVSLGPARLELISVETEEDARAEIAQLSENEIAETDYFEAIATNSGKLYYATRSSQGFQSGTLEPGQVITPGWADLQLTLEETMTRAQLDRKVIPVEGKRDRAMATTPGILVETENGDRQWLPWGEPTAISQPDGDLLVAFTPKFFPLPFQVALEDFIVDRNEGSESVAMWTSKIQIQDPHQQTISDRTVWMNHPTWYGGWKLAQASWNPGDLRQSTLQVKREPLWITLLTWSGSLLVVAGIGIMFYGRAIAKFLNRSQPTATPQQLPVSDRSVATP, from the coding sequence ATGATGACCACTCCCCTGCTCCGATTCTTCGGTTCTATCCAGTTTGCCGTCCCCTTATTGGCAACGATTGTAGCCGTTTTAGTCGGAGCAACGATTTATGAATCTCAGGTCGGTTCGAGCGTCGTGCAGCACCTCATCTATAAAAGTCCTTGGTTTGGAATGCTAATGTTCCTGCTGGCGGTGAACTTGTCTATTTCCGCCTTAAGTCGCTATCCTTGGCGTGGCGCGCGCAAAATGGGGTTTGCTTTAACCCATCTGGGATTAGTTCTGGTTATTATTGGTTCGGCGGGAGTGATTCACCTGAGCTTAGAAGGAATGCTTCCCCTCAGAACCGACCGACCGGCGAATAATCGAATACGAGTTGAGGGAGACTTAATCGAAGTTATTGCGCCGAGTGGAGCAACGCAACAAACGGATATTTTTATCCATCCCGATGGTTCGATTTCCCCATCTTCAGTGTTGGGATTATCTTTACTCGGCTATAACGAAAATACCATGCAAACGTGGGAGTTTGTCGATGGCGGAGAGAGTCCCAATCTAGCTCTAAAATTACAGCTAACCAGCGATCGCATGGGGCAAAATTTGCAACAGTGGCTCGCCTTCGCTCCTTTATCCTATCGGAACGTATCTTTAGGCCCCGCTCGGTTAGAGCTGATCTCTGTGGAGACTGAGGAAGACGCACGAGCAGAAATCGCGCAGTTATCTGAAAACGAAATAGCAGAAACCGATTACTTTGAGGCGATCGCCACCAATTCCGGTAAACTTTATTATGCGACTCGCTCTTCCCAAGGCTTTCAGTCGGGAACTCTAGAACCCGGACAAGTCATTACGCCAGGTTGGGCAGACCTACAGTTAACTCTAGAAGAAACAATGACCCGCGCGCAACTCGATCGCAAAGTCATTCCTGTAGAAGGAAAACGCGATCGCGCAATGGCAACAACCCCTGGGATTCTCGTAGAAACCGAAAATGGCGATCGGCAATGGCTGCCCTGGGGAGAGCCTACCGCCATCTCACAGCCCGATGGCGACCTGTTAGTCGCCTTTACCCCCAAATTCTTCCCATTACCGTTTCAAGTCGCCTTAGAGGACTTTATTGTCGATCGCAATGAAGGCTCGGAAAGCGTGGCCATGTGGACGAGCAAAATCCAAATTCAAGACCCCCATCAGCAGACGATCAGCGATCGCACCGTCTGGATGAACCACCCCACTTGGTATGGTGGATGGAAGCTGGCCCAAGCCTCCTGGAACCCCGGAGACCTGCGTCAATCTACCCTGCAAGTGAAACGAGAACCCCTGTGGATTACCTTGCTTACCTGGAGCGGTTCTCTATTGGTCGTCGCTGGCATTGGTATTATGTTCTACGGTCGGGCGATCGCAAAATTTCTGAATCGTTCGCAACCCACAGCTACTCCTCAGCAGCTACCGGTGAGCGATCGGTCTGTTGCTACTCCCTAA
- a CDS encoding cytochrome c biogenesis protein, whose protein sequence is MNAAKFFISLILGLLLCFFPTWKGMLNAPTPETSLDALKPLAIQLDGRKKPLDTVARETVTQLHGSLTYQPLSGDKLDYLQIYTSLLFNNRDWNEEPFILFSYRPLKTELGLNPEQKYFSFAELVSSTLSSQILEAREAQAQELDLTRSQRESLTLEDRLALILETVGSSSLPIVPHPEDVKGKWLGIGQAQEMYAGEKVEALQQTYLQIKQDILVRNNAGLEAKVRSLQQQLIDLSPNVYPPAAQLNREVRFYGLHLFTQAWILYGLAFVVMLCSLWRKPLEGYWSAIGFFTSGLAVHTYGFWERMQIAGRPPVTNMYESVIWVSLGIAAIALIFELIHRAKYYLISAAPLSVLCLVLADRLPAVLDPSIKPLVPVLRDNFWLSVHVPTITLGYASFALAFGLGHILLGTYLLQPERKELTARLSRWNYNILQVGTLLLTTGIILGGIWAHFSWGRFWGWDPKETWALIALMCYIVPLHGRLAGWLGNFGMAIASVVSFNAILMAWYGVNFVLGTGLHSYGFTTGGSELIVASLIGLDLLFVTIVVLRHQFAIEDSVSSRKAI, encoded by the coding sequence ATGAATGCAGCTAAATTTTTTATCAGTTTAATTTTAGGACTTTTACTGTGCTTCTTTCCCACCTGGAAAGGAATGCTGAATGCTCCAACTCCTGAGACATCTCTCGACGCCTTAAAACCCCTCGCCATTCAACTTGACGGACGCAAGAAACCTCTCGATACCGTCGCCCGAGAAACCGTAACCCAACTCCACGGTAGCTTAACCTATCAACCCTTATCGGGAGATAAACTTGACTATCTGCAAATCTATACCTCTCTGTTATTTAATAATCGCGATTGGAATGAAGAGCCTTTTATTCTCTTTAGCTATCGTCCCTTAAAAACTGAATTGGGACTGAACCCAGAACAGAAATATTTTTCCTTCGCCGAACTGGTTTCCTCGACCTTAAGTTCGCAAATTCTGGAAGCACGAGAAGCACAAGCTCAGGAGTTAGATTTAACCCGATCGCAACGAGAATCCTTAACCCTGGAAGACCGTCTGGCTTTAATACTGGAAACCGTTGGCAGCAGCAGTTTACCGATTGTTCCCCATCCCGAAGATGTGAAAGGAAAATGGTTGGGAATTGGACAAGCGCAAGAGATGTATGCTGGCGAAAAGGTTGAGGCTTTGCAACAAACTTATCTGCAAATTAAACAAGATATTCTCGTTCGGAATAACGCTGGATTAGAGGCTAAAGTGCGATCGCTACAACAGCAATTGATCGACCTCAGTCCCAACGTTTATCCCCCAGCAGCACAACTAAACCGAGAAGTCCGTTTCTATGGGTTGCACTTGTTTACGCAAGCTTGGATCTTATACGGTTTGGCGTTTGTTGTCATGCTTTGCAGTTTGTGGAGAAAACCCCTCGAAGGATACTGGAGCGCGATCGGTTTCTTTACTAGCGGTCTCGCGGTTCATACTTACGGATTTTGGGAGCGGATGCAAATTGCCGGACGACCTCCGGTGACCAATATGTACGAGTCCGTGATCTGGGTAAGTTTGGGCATTGCGGCGATCGCGCTCATCTTTGAACTCATACATCGTGCTAAATACTACCTGATTTCCGCCGCACCCCTCTCCGTCCTCTGTCTGGTGCTCGCAGACCGCCTTCCCGCCGTCCTCGACCCCAGCATTAAACCCCTCGTTCCCGTCCTGCGCGATAACTTTTGGCTCAGCGTCCACGTTCCCACCATCACTCTCGGTTATGCCAGTTTTGCCTTAGCCTTTGGTTTGGGCCATATCCTCTTAGGCACTTATCTCCTGCAACCCGAACGTAAAGAATTGACCGCTCGCCTATCCCGCTGGAACTATAATATTCTGCAAGTCGGCACCCTCTTACTCACCACCGGAATCATTCTCGGCGGCATTTGGGCCCACTTCTCCTGGGGACGCTTCTGGGGATGGGACCCGAAAGAAACCTGGGCCTTAATTGCGCTCATGTGCTACATCGTTCCCCTGCACGGCCGGTTAGCGGGTTGGTTGGGTAACTTTGGCATGGCGATCGCCAGCGTCGTTAGTTTTAATGCTATCTTGATGGCCTGGTATGGCGTCAACTTTGTCCTCGGCACCGGATTGCACAGCTACGGCTTTACCACCGGTGGTTCGGAACTCATTGTCGCCAGTCTCATCGGACTCGATTTACTGTTTGTCACCATCGTGGTTCTGCGCCATCAATTTGCGATCGAGGATTCCGTCAGTTCCAGAAAAGCAATTTAA
- a CDS encoding TetR/AcrR family transcriptional regulator — MPKEIYIPCLLQLFRRYGYDGATLSRISEATGLGKASLYHHFPGGKEEMVATVLQSVEQWRLENIVPALEGEGDAITRLRRMCDRFSELYEQGEQPCLSAILLMGSARDVFHDQIQAVFSAWLTAISDLLVAEGVEETLARQKAEDVAIAIQGSLILAQALDQPAIFQRVLQELPERLISEGPRSL; from the coding sequence ATGCCGAAAGAAATCTATATCCCTTGCCTGCTCCAACTATTTCGACGCTACGGTTACGATGGCGCAACTCTCAGTCGCATTTCTGAGGCAACGGGGTTAGGCAAAGCCAGCTTGTACCACCACTTTCCTGGCGGCAAAGAAGAAATGGTAGCAACGGTATTGCAATCTGTAGAACAGTGGCGACTGGAAAATATCGTGCCTGCTTTGGAAGGAGAAGGGGATGCTATCACTCGACTGCGGCGAATGTGCGATCGCTTCAGCGAACTTTACGAACAAGGCGAGCAACCCTGCTTATCAGCCATTTTGTTAATGGGTTCGGCGCGCGACGTGTTTCACGACCAAATTCAGGCTGTCTTCTCCGCGTGGCTTACCGCTATCTCGGATCTTCTCGTTGCAGAGGGAGTTGAAGAGACCTTAGCGCGGCAAAAAGCAGAAGATGTGGCGATCGCCATTCAAGGCTCCTTAATTTTAGCGCAAGCCTTAGACCAACCTGCCATCTTCCAGCGAGTCTTGCAAGAACTACCCGAACGTCTTATATCTGAAGGACCTCGCTCCCTATAA
- a CDS encoding calcium-binding protein — MVFIPGTIAVPNGATVAAPVLPGIPGSIPVPPFPTSVVPTVLTTDTAGVNGLTRIVATPTPAGLVTPGITAPGDDYVALGPNSISAPGGLWLLGGNDTVIGSTGNQRILGNAGNDVLLGSNDQDKLSGGQGDDRLVGYSGRDLLLGNLGDDGLVGESGNDTLRGGQGGDGLSGGGGNDWLFGDYGQDALEGGAGSDVFVIRSNEPNPLAGVQYVSATDTTNVVFDPGIAPTNPTNPFFADVIEDFNPQQDLLGLDSGVVYANLRFDTGQNITGGSANDTIIFNNLNGHALAVLEDYTLGINNFDVITLTPGQQALGSDFFGPFIDGTA; from the coding sequence ATGGTATTTATACCCGGTACCATTGCCGTTCCCAATGGCGCTACAGTAGCTGCCCCCGTTTTGCCAGGTATCCCCGGATCGATTCCTGTGCCTCCCTTCCCAACTTCAGTCGTTCCCACCGTTCTGACTACCGACACTGCAGGTGTTAACGGTTTAACTCGGATCGTTGCCACCCCGACCCCTGCTGGTTTAGTAACTCCAGGGATTACAGCACCTGGGGATGACTACGTGGCTCTCGGACCCAACTCCATCAGCGCGCCTGGAGGGCTGTGGCTCCTCGGAGGCAACGATACTGTGATTGGTTCTACCGGCAACCAACGCATTTTAGGTAACGCAGGGAATGATGTTCTTTTAGGAAGCAACGACCAAGACAAGCTGTCTGGCGGTCAAGGTGACGACAGGCTAGTGGGTTACTCTGGAAGAGACTTACTGCTGGGCAACCTCGGTGATGACGGTCTCGTGGGTGAATCTGGTAATGATACTCTCCGAGGCGGACAAGGTGGCGACGGCCTCTCCGGCGGTGGCGGTAATGACTGGCTGTTTGGCGACTACGGACAGGATGCCCTCGAAGGTGGTGCCGGCTCCGATGTCTTCGTGATTCGTTCCAACGAACCCAATCCTCTGGCTGGAGTTCAATACGTGAGCGCTACCGATACGACGAATGTAGTCTTCGATCCTGGCATTGCTCCAACCAATCCGACCAACCCCTTCTTCGCTGATGTCATCGAAGACTTTAATCCTCAGCAAGATTTGCTCGGACTCGATAGTGGAGTAGTCTATGCGAACCTGAGATTTGATACCGGTCAGAATATTACTGGTGGTTCGGCCAACGATACAATCATCTTCAATAACCTCAACGGTCATGCCCTGGCTGTTCTCGAAGATTACACCCTCGGTATCAACAACTTTGATGTAATTACTTTAACTCCAGGCCAGCAAGCTTTAGGATCTGATTTCTTCGGTCCTTTCATTGATGGAACTGCATAG
- a CDS encoding pentapeptide repeat-containing protein has product MTLFTPDEVMERLQHGESLVGAELSGINLAGCTLNDANFSQAYLRVADLSGASCQGANFARANLMLAKLSQTNFVCANLSAAELNGASLDSANLRSIAAEKTIFFGASFHQIEAVEAKFREVDFREVKAERGNFTRAQFLHCNLTQVQFEECNFSESIFRDSVLEQANLSNSRWINSNLEKANLYRALFLGGYFQDCSFANANLCQVDWRNVQMKEIDFLSSDCASMAFTNSKLENCSFLSAQLESARFDRATLVNSSFQDANLERTIWQDVEFINCNVLGAEFTDAQGLTEEQKLWLRVKGALNVPD; this is encoded by the coding sequence ATGACCTTATTTACGCCAGATGAAGTTATGGAGCGACTCCAGCACGGTGAATCCTTGGTTGGAGCAGAATTAAGCGGGATTAATTTAGCGGGTTGCACCTTGAATGATGCCAATTTTAGCCAAGCCTATCTTCGAGTAGCCGATCTTTCCGGTGCATCCTGTCAAGGGGCCAATTTTGCGCGCGCGAATTTAATGTTAGCGAAGTTAAGTCAAACCAACTTCGTCTGTGCCAACCTGAGTGCCGCTGAATTGAATGGAGCGAGTTTGGATTCGGCAAATTTGCGATCGATCGCTGCGGAAAAAACTATTTTTTTTGGAGCCAGTTTCCATCAGATTGAAGCCGTTGAAGCAAAGTTTAGGGAAGTGGATTTTCGCGAAGTTAAAGCTGAAAGAGGCAATTTTACACGCGCGCAATTCTTGCACTGCAATTTAACCCAAGTACAGTTCGAGGAATGCAATTTTAGCGAATCTATATTTCGCGATTCGGTTTTAGAACAAGCAAACCTGAGCAACAGTCGTTGGATTAACTCCAACCTGGAAAAAGCGAACCTCTATCGCGCTCTGTTTCTTGGAGGTTACTTCCAAGACTGTAGTTTTGCCAACGCTAATCTCTGCCAAGTTGATTGGCGCAATGTACAGATGAAGGAGATTGATTTTTTAAGTAGTGACTGTGCTAGTATGGCATTCACTAATAGTAAGTTGGAAAATTGTTCGTTTCTTTCTGCCCAATTAGAATCGGCTCGCTTCGATCGCGCGACATTAGTTAATAGCAGTTTTCAAGATGCCAACTTGGAACGGACGATTTGGCAGGATGTGGAGTTTATTAATTGTAATGTGCTTGGCGCAGAGTTTACCGATGCCCAAGGATTAACCGAGGAACAAAAGTTATGGTTAAGGGTGAAGGGTGCCTTAAATGTTCCCGATTAA
- a CDS encoding pyridoxamine 5'-phosphate oxidase family protein, whose amino-acid sequence MARKFAELAFTPEVKAIQEQQGSRQTYERYIAKGPSNDTITPKLAEFIATLDGMYLGTVSSSGYPYIQFRGGPPGFLKVLDETTLGFADFGGNAQYITVGNLASEDKAFLFLMDYRNRQRVKVWGRAEVVKGDTELIEKLRIPDYPAPIERAILFHVEAYSENCSQHIPIRYSEAEVAEIAARGSLLENREE is encoded by the coding sequence ATGGCTCGTAAATTTGCCGAACTTGCTTTCACTCCAGAGGTAAAAGCAATACAAGAACAACAAGGCTCTCGTCAGACCTACGAGCGCTATATCGCTAAAGGGCCGAGCAACGATACGATTACGCCAAAACTGGCTGAGTTTATTGCAACCTTAGACGGCATGTATTTGGGAACCGTCAGTTCTAGCGGTTATCCTTACATTCAGTTTCGCGGGGGACCGCCGGGATTTCTGAAGGTATTGGATGAGACAACCCTCGGTTTTGCTGACTTTGGCGGTAACGCGCAATACATCACCGTGGGTAACCTAGCGAGCGAGGATAAAGCCTTTTTATTCTTAATGGACTATCGAAATCGCCAGCGGGTGAAAGTTTGGGGACGAGCAGAAGTAGTTAAAGGAGATACGGAGTTAATTGAGAAGTTACGCATTCCCGACTATCCGGCACCCATCGAGCGAGCAATTCTCTTCCATGTGGAAGCCTATAGTGAAAACTGTTCGCAACATATTCCGATTCGCTATTCGGAAGCGGAAGTCGCTGAAATTGCAGCTCGTGGTTCGTTGTTGGAGAATAGGGAGGAGTAA
- a CDS encoding UPF0175 family protein — protein MSILISDEILTLARMTEPEMRQEIAVLLFQKRKLSLAQASRFAQMNRIAFQHLLASRQIPVYDLEDFEQDIKNLQAIGRL, from the coding sequence ATGAGTATTCTGATATCGGATGAAATCTTAACTCTTGCTCGGATGACTGAACCTGAAATGAGGCAAGAAATTGCAGTTCTACTGTTTCAAAAACGTAAATTAAGCCTGGCGCAAGCGAGTCGTTTTGCGCAGATGAACCGCATTGCATTCCAGCATCTTTTAGCGAGTCGGCAAATTCCAGTCTACGATCTCGAGGATTTTGAGCAAGATATTAAAAATCTACAAGCGATCGGTCGGCTATGA
- a CDS encoding glucose-1-phosphate thymidylyltransferase, which translates to MKGLILSGGKGTRLRPITYTGAKQLVPVANKPILWYGIEGIVAAGVTDLGIIISPETGEEVKATTGDGERFGAKITYILQDKPAGLAHAVKIARPFLGDDPFVMYLGDNLIQSDLTPFLNQFEQNSLDSVILLRSVPNPSAFGVAKVDDRGRVLQLIEKPKDPPSNLALVGVYFFSNAIHDAIASIQPSARGELEITDAIQELIDRKKAVEACQIEGWWLDTGKKDDLLEANRIILDTRLQSELKGNLDEESQAIGRVQIGTGTTVINSTIRGPVAIGENCHIENSFIGPYTSIASGTTSIEVDIEHSVILGGATIEHIQQRIVDSVVGRRATLKMAPRRPTALRFMIGDDCQIELV; encoded by the coding sequence ATGAAAGGACTGATTCTCTCGGGTGGAAAAGGCACTCGCTTGCGACCGATTACTTATACGGGAGCCAAACAATTGGTTCCAGTTGCGAATAAGCCAATTTTATGGTACGGCATTGAAGGAATTGTGGCGGCTGGTGTTACCGATCTTGGCATTATCATCAGCCCGGAAACCGGAGAAGAAGTCAAAGCAACGACAGGTGATGGAGAACGCTTTGGCGCGAAAATTACCTACATTTTGCAAGATAAACCAGCAGGTTTGGCTCATGCCGTGAAAATTGCTCGACCCTTTTTAGGGGACGACCCGTTTGTCATGTATTTGGGCGATAACCTAATTCAAAGCGACCTGACCCCATTTTTAAACCAATTTGAACAAAATAGCCTAGATAGCGTGATTTTGCTGCGCTCTGTCCCCAATCCCAGCGCGTTTGGAGTCGCCAAAGTTGACGATCGCGGTCGGGTCTTGCAGTTAATCGAAAAGCCGAAAGATCCGCCCTCGAATTTAGCATTGGTTGGCGTTTATTTTTTCTCCAATGCCATTCACGATGCGATCGCTAGTATTCAACCCTCGGCACGGGGAGAGCTGGAAATTACCGATGCCATTCAAGAGCTAATCGATCGGAAAAAAGCCGTGGAGGCTTGTCAGATTGAAGGATGGTGGTTGGATACCGGTAAAAAAGACGATTTATTAGAAGCCAATCGAATTATTCTCGATACCCGCTTGCAGTCGGAACTCAAAGGCAATTTAGACGAGGAAAGTCAGGCCATCGGTCGCGTGCAAATTGGCACGGGAACCACGGTAATTAATAGTACCATTCGCGGGCCGGTGGCCATCGGCGAAAACTGTCATATCGAAAATAGTTTTATCGGTCCTTACACTAGCATTGCTAGCGGTACAACCTCGATCGAAGTGGATATCGAACATAGCGTGATTTTAGGCGGAGCAACGATCGAGCACATTCAGCAACGCATAGTCGATAGCGTTGTCGGACGGCGGGCAACATTAAAGATGGCTCCCCGTCGCCCGACGGCTCTACGATTCATGATTGGAGATGATTGTCAAATTGAATTAGTCTGA
- a CDS encoding DUF3368 domain-containing protein gives MIVVSDTSPINNLAAIGYLHLLQELYGKVIIPEAVYRELTDPAFPVAGATEVQTLDWITTCACRDLNLVKVLCNELDRGEAEAIALTLEFKADVLLIDERQGRLVADRLYLYYTGILGILVEAKKQSLITAVKPLLDDLIDKAGFWIAVPLYNKVIQLADENECS, from the coding sequence ATGATTGTTGTCAGCGATACCTCACCTATCAATAATCTCGCTGCGATTGGGTATCTTCATTTACTCCAGGAACTTTATGGAAAAGTAATAATTCCAGAAGCAGTCTATCGGGAGTTGACTGACCCAGCATTCCCAGTTGCTGGTGCAACCGAAGTTCAAACGTTAGATTGGATTACAACTTGTGCTTGTCGAGATCTCAATCTAGTTAAGGTTCTCTGCAATGAACTGGATCGTGGCGAAGCTGAAGCGATCGCTTTAACGCTAGAATTTAAAGCTGATGTTCTCTTAATTGACGAGCGCCAGGGTCGTTTAGTTGCAGATAGACTTTATCTCTATTATACCGGAATTCTCGGCATTTTGGTTGAAGCAAAAAAACAATCTTTGATTACAGCAGTCAAGCCATTGCTAGATGACTTAATTGACAAAGCTGGCTTTTGGATTGCTGTACCATTATACAATAAAGTTATCCAGCTTGCAGATGAGAATGAGTGCTCTTGA
- the ftsH3 gene encoding ATP-dependent zinc metalloprotease FtsH3: MNKRWRNAGLYALLAIVVIALGTALFDQQPQPRETWRYSQLIEEVESQRVERVNLSADRTKALVTSENGEKILVNLPNDPDLLNILTRNNVDISVLPPSDDGVWVRALSSLFIPILLVVGVFFLLRRAQNGPGSQAMNFGKSKARVQMEPQTQVTFGDVAGIEQAKLELTEVVDFLKNADRFTAVGAKIPKGVLLVGPPGTGKTLLAKAVAGEAGVPFFSISGSEFVEMFVGVGASRVRDLFEQAKANAPCIVFIDEIDAVGRQRGAGLGGGNDEREQTLNQLLTEMDGFEGNTGIIIIAATNRPDVLDAALMRPGRFDRQVVVDRPDYAGRLEILNVHARGKTLSKDVDLEKIARRTPGFTGADLSNLLNEGAILAARRNLTEISMDEVNDAIDRVLAGPEKKDRVMSEKRKELVAYHEAGHALVGALMPDYDPVQKISIIPRGRAGGLTWFTPSEDRMDSGLYSRAYLQNQMAVALGGRLAEEIVFGEEEVTTGAASDLQQVARVARQMVMRFGMSDRLGPVALGRQQGNMFLGRDIAAERDFSEETAAAIDDEVRNLVEQAYRRAKEVLTNNRSILDRLAEMLVDKETVDADELQDLLANSQVQMAAIV; the protein is encoded by the coding sequence GTGAATAAACGGTGGAGAAATGCAGGACTGTATGCGTTGTTGGCGATCGTTGTAATTGCTTTAGGAACAGCGTTATTCGACCAACAACCCCAACCCAGAGAAACCTGGCGCTACAGTCAACTGATCGAAGAAGTCGAAAGTCAGCGCGTCGAACGAGTAAACCTCAGTGCCGATCGCACCAAAGCACTGGTGACTTCCGAAAACGGCGAGAAAATTCTAGTGAATCTGCCCAACGACCCAGATTTACTCAATATCCTCACTCGCAACAACGTTGACATTTCCGTTCTCCCTCCCAGCGACGATGGCGTTTGGGTTCGGGCCCTCAGCAGTCTGTTCATTCCCATCTTGCTAGTAGTCGGAGTCTTTTTCTTGCTCAGACGAGCGCAAAACGGCCCCGGATCTCAGGCGATGAATTTTGGTAAATCCAAAGCTCGGGTACAAATGGAGCCGCAAACTCAGGTCACTTTCGGCGATGTGGCAGGTATCGAACAAGCCAAACTCGAACTGACTGAAGTTGTAGACTTCCTCAAAAATGCCGATCGCTTCACGGCGGTTGGCGCAAAAATTCCCAAAGGAGTGCTGCTCGTCGGCCCTCCCGGAACCGGTAAAACCTTACTTGCGAAAGCCGTAGCTGGAGAAGCGGGCGTTCCCTTCTTCTCCATCTCCGGTTCCGAGTTCGTTGAAATGTTTGTTGGGGTGGGTGCCTCTCGGGTGCGCGACCTGTTTGAACAAGCGAAAGCCAACGCGCCTTGTATTGTCTTTATCGACGAGATCGACGCGGTCGGTCGCCAGCGGGGTGCGGGTCTTGGCGGCGGAAATGACGAGCGCGAGCAAACCCTGAACCAGTTGCTAACGGAAATGGATGGGTTTGAAGGCAATACCGGAATTATTATTATTGCGGCAACCAACCGTCCCGACGTCTTGGATGCAGCCCTAATGCGTCCCGGTCGTTTCGATCGCCAAGTGGTGGTAGACCGTCCCGACTACGCCGGTCGTTTGGAAATCCTCAACGTTCACGCCCGCGGCAAAACCTTATCCAAAGATGTGGATCTGGAAAAAATTGCCCGTCGGACTCCTGGATTTACCGGTGCCGACCTCTCCAACTTGCTCAATGAAGGCGCTATTTTAGCCGCTCGTCGCAACTTAACCGAAATCTCCATGGACGAGGTCAACGATGCGATCGATCGCGTTCTCGCCGGTCCCGAGAAGAAAGACCGAGTCATGAGCGAGAAGCGCAAAGAGTTGGTTGCTTATCACGAAGCCGGTCACGCTCTCGTCGGTGCATTAATGCCAGACTACGATCCGGTGCAGAAAATTAGTATTATCCCTCGCGGTCGCGCCGGCGGACTCACCTGGTTCACTCCCAGCGAAGACCGCATGGACTCCGGACTCTACAGCCGCGCTTATCTGCAAAATCAGATGGCAGTAGCTCTTGGCGGACGCTTGGCTGAAGAAATTGTCTTTGGAGAAGAAGAAGTGACCACCGGAGCGGCCAGTGACCTGCAACAAGTAGCACGAGTTGCTCGGCAGATGGTGATGCGCTTTGGAATGAGCGATCGCCTCGGCCCCGTTGCCTTGGGTCGCCAGCAAGGCAATATGTTCCTCGGTCGCGATATTGCTGCCGAGCGCGACTTCTCGGAAGAAACTGCAGCGGCCATTGACGACGAGGTGCGCAACCTAGTCGAACAAGCCTATCGGCGGGCGAAGGAAGTGTTGACGAACAACCGCTCTATCCTCGACCGGCTAGCGGAAATGCTGGTGGACAAGGAAACCGTTGATGCGGACGAGCTGCAAGACTTGCTCGCTAACAGTCAAGTCCAAATGGCTGCGATCGTCTAG